A region from the Cellvibrio sp. PSBB006 genome encodes:
- the mfd gene encoding transcription-repair coupling factor, with amino-acid sequence MTLYQPDALPPQAKPGDRHFWGQLHGSAQTLAIANAARQFAGLSLVVTADTSSAIRIENELRFFTSAEHALPVLHLADWETLPYDTISPHQDIISERLSTLYKLPGVTQGILVTPITTLLQRLMPQDYLMGNSLMVSCGEKIDISSLRRNLEKAGYHCVDTVFEHGEFAVRGSLIDIYPMGSDLPYRIDLFDDEIETLRTFDPETQLTIQQVDTIQLLPAKEYPLDKNGIQFFRQQWHERFDVNSKDCPVYQDVNAGISPPGIEYYLPLFFNTCSTLFEYLPESTCIYALGDIEKAAENFWLELYRRYESRRVDPQRPILPPRDIYLPMEELFAQLKPFSRIFVDAAPVEAKAGRYNFSTNLPPSLPIRAQSDNPLAAVQAFLMEFDGRVLFCADSAGRRETLLELLGRIRKLPKVVDNWHEFVTATDTLAITVAPLEQGLLQTAQGSQAALALISESQLFGERVQQQRRRKQVQDNADLIVKNLTELKPGAPVVHIDHGVGRYRGLETITVDDQTHEFLTLEYADEAKLYVPVTNLHLISRYSGSDEELAPLHKLGSETWQKAKRKAAEQIRDTAAELLDIYARRAARKGHAFEDPKIAYDNFASAFPFEETPDQQRAIEAVIADMLSPKPMDRLVCGDVGFGKTEVAMRAAFIAAHSGKQVVILAPTTLLAQQHYESLKDRFADWPITIEVLSRFRTNKEVEEVQERLAEGKIDIVVGTHKLLQPDIKYKNLGLLIIDEEHRFGVRQKEQLKALRAEVDILTLTATPIPRTLNMSMAGIRDLSIIATPPARRLSVKTFVRQYDEVTIKEAILREILRGGQVYYLHNEVKTIEKVARDLQALIPEARIGIGHGQMRERDLERVMSDFYHKRFNILLCTTIIETGIDVPSANTIVIDRADKFGLAQLHQLRGRVGRSHHQAYAYLLTPDKRSMTADAIKRLEAIASAEDLGAGFTLATYDMEIRGTGELLGEEQSGQIQTVGFSLYMDMLDRAVKAIRQGKEPSLNMSDDVIDVNLRIPALIPGDYLPDVHTRLVMYKRLAGAETEENLRELQVEMIDRFGLLPEQTKNLFRVTQIKIKAQHIGITKLEASARGGRIEFSSETHVDPYTIVQLVQRQPHIYKLEGANFLKFTLDMESTEKRLQTVDELLDRLTPKDTAQDTTPKTKPLKETAKK; translated from the coding sequence ATGACTTTATACCAGCCCGATGCCCTCCCACCCCAGGCCAAACCCGGTGACCGACACTTCTGGGGACAGCTTCACGGCAGCGCTCAAACCCTGGCAATTGCCAACGCCGCACGTCAATTTGCCGGATTGAGTCTGGTCGTGACGGCTGACACCAGCAGCGCCATTCGCATTGAAAATGAATTACGTTTTTTTACCAGTGCCGAGCACGCCTTACCGGTACTGCACCTGGCTGATTGGGAAACCCTGCCCTACGACACCATCTCACCGCACCAGGACATCATCTCCGAACGTTTAAGCACGCTGTACAAATTGCCCGGCGTAACACAAGGGATTCTGGTCACACCCATCACCACCCTGCTCCAACGGTTGATGCCCCAGGATTACCTGATGGGCAACAGCCTGATGGTCAGCTGCGGCGAGAAAATTGATATCAGCAGCTTGCGCCGCAATCTCGAAAAAGCCGGCTATCACTGCGTTGACACAGTTTTCGAACACGGTGAGTTTGCCGTGCGTGGCTCGCTGATTGATATCTATCCCATGGGCAGCGACCTGCCCTATCGCATTGACTTGTTCGATGATGAAATCGAAACCTTGCGCACCTTCGACCCGGAAACACAGCTGACCATCCAGCAAGTCGATACCATCCAGCTATTGCCTGCCAAGGAATACCCGCTCGATAAAAACGGCATCCAGTTTTTCCGCCAACAATGGCATGAACGCTTCGACGTTAACTCCAAGGACTGCCCGGTTTATCAGGATGTGAATGCGGGTATTTCTCCGCCCGGTATCGAATATTATTTGCCGCTGTTCTTCAATACATGCAGCACACTGTTTGAGTATCTGCCCGAATCCACTTGTATTTACGCCTTGGGCGATATTGAGAAAGCCGCAGAAAACTTTTGGCTTGAGCTGTATCGCCGTTACGAAAGCCGCCGCGTTGACCCGCAGCGCCCGATACTACCACCGCGCGATATCTACCTTCCGATGGAAGAACTGTTTGCGCAATTGAAACCCTTCTCCCGTATTTTTGTTGATGCCGCCCCGGTAGAAGCGAAGGCAGGCCGCTACAATTTTTCGACCAATCTGCCGCCCAGCCTGCCCATTCGCGCGCAATCCGATAATCCGCTGGCCGCCGTGCAAGCCTTCCTGATGGAGTTTGATGGCCGCGTTTTATTCTGTGCCGATTCCGCCGGCCGACGCGAAACCTTATTGGAACTACTGGGGCGGATACGCAAACTCCCCAAGGTGGTCGACAACTGGCATGAATTTGTCACCGCAACCGATACGCTTGCGATCACCGTTGCACCGCTCGAACAGGGCTTATTGCAAACCGCACAGGGATCACAGGCCGCGCTGGCGTTGATCTCTGAGTCGCAATTATTTGGCGAGCGAGTACAACAACAACGACGCCGTAAGCAGGTACAGGACAACGCTGATCTCATCGTCAAGAACCTGACCGAATTAAAACCCGGTGCGCCGGTTGTGCATATCGATCATGGCGTAGGCCGTTATCGCGGTTTGGAAACCATTACCGTCGATGATCAAACCCATGAATTCTTAACGCTGGAATATGCCGACGAAGCAAAACTCTATGTGCCGGTCACCAACCTTCATTTGATCAGCCGCTACAGTGGCTCCGATGAAGAACTCGCGCCGCTACACAAACTCGGCAGCGAAACCTGGCAAAAAGCGAAACGCAAAGCCGCCGAACAAATTCGCGATACCGCTGCTGAATTACTGGATATTTACGCGCGCCGCGCCGCACGCAAGGGCCACGCGTTTGAAGACCCGAAGATAGCTTACGATAACTTTGCCAGTGCTTTTCCCTTTGAAGAAACACCGGATCAACAGCGTGCCATTGAGGCCGTCATTGCCGATATGCTATCGCCCAAGCCTATGGACCGTTTGGTATGCGGCGATGTCGGGTTTGGTAAAACCGAAGTCGCTATGCGCGCAGCATTCATTGCCGCTCACAGTGGCAAGCAAGTCGTTATCCTTGCGCCCACCACGCTGCTGGCACAACAACATTACGAATCATTGAAAGACCGCTTCGCCGATTGGCCGATTACCATTGAAGTACTGTCGCGCTTTCGCACCAACAAAGAAGTGGAAGAGGTTCAGGAGCGTCTGGCTGAAGGCAAGATTGATATTGTGGTGGGCACACATAAACTGCTACAGCCAGATATCAAATACAAAAACCTCGGGCTCTTGATCATCGACGAAGAACACCGTTTCGGGGTACGCCAGAAAGAACAACTGAAAGCATTGCGTGCTGAAGTTGATATTCTCACCTTGACCGCCACACCGATCCCGCGAACATTAAATATGTCCATGGCCGGCATCCGTGATTTATCCATTATTGCCACACCGCCAGCGCGCCGGCTGTCGGTGAAAACCTTTGTGCGGCAATACGATGAAGTCACCATTAAAGAAGCGATTTTGCGGGAAATTCTGCGCGGCGGTCAGGTGTATTACCTGCACAATGAAGTAAAAACCATTGAAAAGGTCGCGCGGGATTTACAAGCGCTCATTCCGGAAGCGCGCATCGGCATCGGTCACGGCCAGATGCGTGAACGCGACCTGGAACGGGTGATGTCGGACTTCTACCACAAACGCTTTAACATCCTGTTGTGTACGACCATTATCGAAACCGGTATCGACGTACCCAGCGCCAACACCATTGTTATTGATCGTGCGGACAAATTCGGCCTTGCGCAGTTACACCAATTGCGAGGTCGCGTCGGCCGGTCGCACCACCAGGCTTATGCATATTTACTCACGCCCGATAAACGCTCCATGACCGCCGATGCGATTAAACGCCTGGAAGCCATTGCCAGTGCGGAAGATCTCGGCGCAGGATTTACGCTGGCCACTTACGATATGGAAATTCGCGGTACCGGGGAATTACTGGGCGAAGAACAGTCCGGCCAGATCCAGACCGTTGGTTTTTCGCTTTATATGGATATGCTGGATCGCGCTGTAAAAGCCATTCGCCAAGGCAAAGAGCCGAGCCTCAATATGTCGGACGATGTGATTGACGTAAACCTGCGTATCCCCGCGCTGATCCCGGGCGATTACCTGCCCGATGTACACACGCGGTTAGTGATGTATAAACGTTTGGCTGGTGCTGAAACAGAAGAAAACTTGCGCGAGCTGCAAGTAGAGATGATCGATCGATTCGGCCTTCTGCCAGAACAAACGAAGAATCTATTCCGCGTAACGCAGATCAAGATCAAGGCACAACATATCGGCATTACCAAACTGGAGGCCAGCGCGCGTGGCGGACGCATTGAATTCTCCAGCGAAACCCATGTCGACCCTTACACGATTGTCCAACTGGTACAAAGGCAACCGCATATTTATAAACTGGAAGGCGCCAACTTCCTGAAATTCACACTGGATATGGAAAGCACTGAAAAGCGCCTGCAAACGGTGGACGAATTATTGGATCGATTAACGCCAAAGGATACTGCACAAGACACGACGCCCAAGACAAAACCTCTCAAGGAAACCGCAAAGAAATGA
- a CDS encoding cold-shock protein gives MAGRESGTVKWFNNARGYGFITRGEGSDDIFVHYRNIRADGYRSLTEGQAVEFELMQGEKGLQAEDVVPLV, from the coding sequence ATGGCTGGTCGTGAATCAGGCACAGTAAAGTGGTTTAACAACGCACGCGGTTATGGGTTTATCACCCGTGGCGAAGGTAGCGACGATATTTTTGTTCACTACCGTAATATTCGTGCAGATGGCTATCGTTCGCTCACTGAGGGTCAAGCTGTTGAATTTGAGCTGATGCAAGGTGAAAAAGGTTTACAAGCGGAAGATGTTGTTCCGCTTGTTTGA
- the htpG gene encoding molecular chaperone HtpG: MTVDARKETRGFQTEAKQLLHLMIHSLYSNREIFLRELVSNASDAADKLRFEAVSNGDLYEGDTDLKIRISFDKEAKTLTISDNGIGMSRDEVVDNLGTIAKSGTAQFMQKLSGDQKKDAQLIGQFGVGFYSAFIVADRVVVTSRRAGSPAGEGVRWECSGDAEFSVETVEKATRGTTIELHLKSDALEFADNWRLRSIIKKYSDHIAIPVVMQKPVAIDEENKDKEPEDEVINTATALWTRSRSDVTDEEYKEFYKHVSHDFTDPLTWSHNRVEGNLDYTSLLYVPARASFDLYNRDASRGLKLYVQRTFIMDDAEQFLPLYLRFIKGVVDSNDLSLNVSREILQKDPNIDTMRSALTKRVLDMLAKIAKEPEQYTGFWKEFGQVLKEGPAEDFANREKIAKLLRFSSTHTDKPEQDQSLEDYVARMKEGQEKIFYIAAENFNTAKSSPHLEVFRKKGIEVLLLSDRIDEWLMSHLSEFDGKSFQDVGKGELDLGKLDSEEEKQAQEKVAEQLKPLLERVKTALDDEVAEVRITHRLTESPACVVVAEHDMGAQMRRILEAAGQQLPETKPIFELNPEHPLVKKLEQESNDTRFADLAHVLFDQANLAEGAQLQDPAAYVQRLNKLLLELSH, translated from the coding sequence ATGACCGTTGATGCACGCAAAGAAACCCGGGGTTTCCAGACCGAAGCAAAGCAATTACTGCATTTGATGATCCATTCACTTTATTCAAACCGCGAGATTTTCCTGCGGGAACTGGTTTCCAATGCCTCGGATGCGGCCGATAAACTGCGGTTTGAGGCGGTTTCCAACGGGGATCTTTACGAGGGCGATACTGACCTGAAGATCCGCATCAGCTTTGATAAGGAAGCCAAGACCCTGACCATCAGCGATAACGGTATCGGTATGTCGCGCGATGAGGTGGTCGATAACCTCGGGACTATCGCCAAGTCCGGTACCGCGCAGTTCATGCAGAAGCTGAGCGGCGACCAAAAGAAAGATGCGCAGTTGATAGGCCAGTTTGGTGTGGGTTTCTATTCAGCCTTTATCGTGGCTGATCGGGTGGTGGTAACCTCCCGCCGCGCTGGCTCTCCGGCTGGTGAAGGAGTTCGCTGGGAATGTTCCGGTGACGCGGAGTTCAGCGTCGAGACAGTCGAGAAAGCGACCCGTGGTACGACCATTGAGCTGCATCTGAAAAGTGATGCGCTGGAGTTTGCCGATAACTGGCGTTTGCGTTCCATCATTAAAAAGTACTCCGATCACATTGCGATCCCGGTGGTTATGCAGAAACCGGTAGCCATCGATGAGGAAAACAAGGATAAAGAGCCGGAAGATGAGGTGATCAATACGGCGACTGCGCTCTGGACCCGTTCGCGCAGTGATGTTACCGACGAAGAATATAAAGAGTTCTACAAGCATGTCAGCCACGATTTTACCGATCCGCTGACCTGGAGCCACAACCGTGTGGAAGGTAACCTGGATTACACCAGCCTGCTGTATGTTCCGGCCCGTGCATCTTTTGATCTCTATAACCGCGATGCGTCCCGTGGTCTGAAGCTGTATGTTCAGCGCACCTTTATCATGGACGACGCCGAGCAGTTCCTGCCGTTGTATCTGCGCTTTATCAAAGGCGTGGTGGATTCCAATGACCTTTCTCTGAACGTATCGCGCGAGATTCTGCAAAAAGACCCGAATATCGACACCATGCGTTCGGCGCTGACCAAGCGCGTGCTGGATATGCTGGCCAAAATCGCGAAAGAGCCGGAACAGTACACCGGTTTCTGGAAAGAATTTGGGCAGGTGCTTAAAGAAGGTCCGGCGGAAGACTTTGCCAACCGGGAAAAAATCGCCAAGCTGTTGCGCTTCTCCTCTACCCATACGGATAAGCCGGAGCAGGATCAGTCCCTTGAGGATTATGTTGCGCGCATGAAGGAAGGGCAGGAGAAGATCTTCTATATCGCGGCGGAAAACTTCAATACCGCGAAGAGCAGCCCGCACCTGGAGGTATTCCGCAAAAAAGGCATTGAAGTATTGCTGCTGAGTGACCGCATAGACGAGTGGCTGATGAGCCATTTGTCCGAGTTTGACGGCAAGTCCTTCCAGGACGTCGGTAAAGGCGAGCTGGATTTGGGCAAGCTGGATAGCGAAGAAGAAAAGCAGGCCCAGGAAAAAGTAGCCGAGCAATTGAAACCTTTGTTGGAGCGCGTAAAAACTGCGCTTGATGATGAGGTCGCGGAGGTGCGTATCACTCACCGCCTGACTGAATCACCAGCTTGTGTCGTAGTAGCCGAACACGATATGGGTGCGCAGATGCGCCGTATCCTGGAAGCCGCTGGGCAACAATTGCCGGAAACCAAGCCGATTTTTGAACTCAATCCGGAACATCCGTTGGTTAAAAAATTGGAGCAGGAGTCCAACGACACCCGTTTCGCGGATCTGGCCCATGTGCTGTTTGATCAGGCGAATCTGGCTGAAGGTGCGCAGTTGCAGGACCCTGCGGCTTATGTGCAACGCTTGAACAAACTCTTGCTTGAACTAAGTCATTAA
- a CDS encoding hypoxanthine-guanine phosphoribosyltransferase, which yields MSNKQVALEQVYAQADCLYTLAEVEQALDKMAVQINQDLADKYPLVLGVMNGALSTLGYLLQRLPFLLEVDYLHATRYTGQLEGSDVVWKRYPEVSMKGRHILLVDDILDRGITLAAIVQHCKAAGAEDVRIAVLTEKLLTNYTPAISADYVALQVPDRYVFGYGMDYEDHWRNAPGIFACE from the coding sequence ATGAGCAATAAGCAAGTAGCGTTAGAGCAGGTATATGCGCAGGCGGACTGCCTGTACACCTTGGCAGAAGTAGAGCAGGCGCTGGATAAAATGGCGGTGCAGATCAATCAGGATCTGGCTGACAAATATCCGCTGGTGTTGGGTGTGATGAACGGTGCGTTATCAACCTTGGGCTATCTGCTGCAGCGTTTGCCATTTTTATTGGAGGTGGATTATCTCCATGCTACACGTTACACCGGTCAGCTTGAGGGAAGTGACGTGGTGTGGAAGCGCTACCCTGAAGTCTCCATGAAGGGGCGTCATATTCTCCTGGTTGACGATATCCTTGATCGCGGGATTACCTTGGCTGCTATTGTGCAACACTGTAAGGCCGCCGGCGCAGAGGATGTTCGAATTGCAGTGCTGACAGAAAAGTTACTGACAAATTACACCCCGGCCATCTCGGCTGATTATGTTGCCTTACAAGTCCCTGATCGTTATGTCTTTGGTTATGGGATGGATTACGAAGATCACTGGCGCAACGCTCCCGGAATTTTTGCCTGCGAGTAA
- a CDS encoding nucleoside-diphosphate sugar epimerase/dehydratase — protein MLEALFESSRTTKRIISLCYDTFAIALAFYIATCMRLGTFSIPVTQKELTAVAITIVITLALFTKMGMYRAILRYMTLPAMLTIVGCVCVSGLVLAMASFFTFSKVPRSVPFIYITTALLLIGTPRLLVRSLIALLNRQSRGNKEAVIVYGAGYTGHQLTLALQATPYKVVAFVDDNPALHGTVLANKKVFDPSMIEALMHTHSANKILLALGSTPNSRRAEVIKRLEALPVSVQTVPAIPDILSGKARIEHIRDVEIEDLLGRDPVQANPDLMHACITGKVVMVTGAGGSIGSELCRQILRQSPKTLVLFELNEYSLYSVEQELQQEIATRGLELKLVSLLGSVQKENRLETIMRAFGVQTVYHAAAYKHVPLVEHNIVEGVRNNVFGTWYCAEAAIKAGVESFVLISTDKAVRPTNIMGASKRMAELALQGLAQRQSTTRFTMVRFGNVLGSSGSVVPLFRQQIKQGGPITVTHPDIIRYFMTIPEAAELVIQAGAMGTGGDVFVLDMGEPVKIIDLAARMIHLSGLEVKDDKHPNGDIEILYTGLRPGEKLYEELLIGDNVSGTGHPRIMRAEEQCLNWKETKLLLDELDKSCHTYKCDEVKELLINAPTGYKSTEALGDSVWLQKQETAKLRLINS, from the coding sequence ATGCTGGAAGCTTTGTTTGAGTCGTCTCGCACTACCAAACGGATTATTTCACTGTGCTATGACACCTTCGCCATTGCCCTGGCTTTTTATATTGCCACCTGCATGCGCCTCGGCACCTTCAGTATCCCGGTTACCCAAAAAGAACTCACCGCGGTTGCCATCACGATCGTCATTACCCTGGCATTGTTTACCAAGATGGGGATGTACCGGGCCATACTACGCTACATGACCCTCCCCGCGATGCTAACCATCGTCGGATGTGTGTGCGTCTCCGGGCTGGTACTCGCCATGGCCAGCTTCTTTACCTTTTCCAAGGTGCCGCGCTCAGTCCCCTTCATCTATATCACCACAGCCTTGTTACTAATCGGTACGCCGCGACTCCTGGTGAGAAGCCTGATCGCTCTGCTCAACCGCCAGAGCCGGGGCAATAAAGAAGCGGTTATCGTTTACGGCGCCGGTTACACCGGCCATCAATTAACCCTGGCCCTGCAAGCCACGCCGTATAAAGTGGTGGCTTTTGTGGATGACAACCCCGCCCTGCACGGCACCGTATTGGCCAACAAAAAAGTCTTTGATCCCTCCATGATTGAAGCACTGATGCACACCCACAGCGCCAACAAAATCCTTCTGGCGTTAGGCAGTACACCTAACTCACGACGCGCCGAAGTCATTAAACGCCTGGAAGCCCTCCCTGTCTCCGTTCAAACCGTTCCGGCGATACCCGATATCCTCAGCGGCAAGGCACGCATTGAGCATATTCGCGACGTTGAGATTGAAGACTTGTTAGGCCGCGACCCCGTACAAGCCAACCCGGATTTAATGCACGCCTGCATTACCGGCAAAGTCGTTATGGTCACCGGCGCAGGCGGCTCCATTGGTAGCGAGCTGTGTCGGCAGATTTTGCGGCAATCGCCCAAAACCCTTGTTCTGTTCGAGCTGAATGAATATAGCCTGTATAGTGTTGAACAAGAGTTACAGCAGGAGATTGCTACGCGAGGATTAGAATTAAAACTCGTCAGCCTGCTGGGCTCCGTACAAAAAGAAAATCGACTCGAAACGATCATGCGCGCCTTCGGCGTCCAAACGGTATATCACGCTGCGGCATATAAGCATGTCCCACTGGTGGAGCACAACATTGTAGAAGGCGTACGCAACAATGTATTCGGCACCTGGTACTGCGCAGAAGCAGCCATTAAAGCCGGGGTTGAATCTTTTGTGCTGATCTCTACGGACAAAGCTGTACGCCCCACAAACATTATGGGCGCATCCAAGCGGATGGCCGAATTAGCACTGCAAGGCTTGGCGCAGCGTCAGAGTACAACACGTTTTACCATGGTACGTTTTGGTAACGTACTTGGTTCATCCGGCTCCGTTGTTCCCCTCTTCCGCCAACAGATCAAACAAGGCGGCCCGATTACCGTTACCCATCCCGATATTATTCGTTATTTTATGACGATTCCTGAAGCGGCTGAGCTGGTTATTCAGGCGGGTGCAATGGGAACTGGTGGAGATGTGTTCGTGTTGGACATGGGCGAGCCCGTAAAAATTATTGATCTGGCCGCGCGGATGATTCACTTGTCAGGCCTGGAAGTTAAGGATGACAAACACCCTAATGGTGATATTGAAATTTTATATACCGGATTACGCCCTGGTGAAAAGTTATATGAAGAGTTATTGATCGGGGATAACGTTAGTGGAACCGGACATCCGCGTATTATGCGAGCCGAAGAACAATGCTTGAACTGGAAAGAAACCAAGTTGCTTTTGGATGAACTGGATAAATCCTGCCACACCTATAAATGTGACGAGGTAAAAGAATTGTTAATCAACGCTCCGACAGGCTACAAATCTACCGAAGCCCTCGGAGATTCAGTTTGGCTGCAAAAACAGGAAACGGCAAAGCTAAGATTGATTAATTCATAA
- a CDS encoding LPS O-antigen chain length determinant protein WzzB — protein MTNIERPFPHTPHTSYDDEIDLWQLAVTLWEGKYWIIGVTFLCMLVGFGYAKLSDEQWESSARVIEPDYNRYQEILAYTRRLEPAFGNQFGERIKNLNFSNSEEVFKHFITLYNSNDNKREFLKNHPAFQQQVKEPQNETALLNNWTANISAASNKNTPDEFELSFMGGTATESQSLLMEYVQFSNNKVAEDFQHNITSMTNQRVAELKQTLKTLESNTRNRVNRDIERLTHSLAIAKAANINTPIIDPGTKDEFDINLGTRAIEAKIQELKSLDNLAVIEPTILNVQNQLSAAESIDLTGTPAFEAYKFIQAPTEPLSRSQPKTLLILLACMMIGGIVGVVIVIIKNSIRTHLQSSK, from the coding sequence ATGACAAATATTGAACGCCCCTTTCCTCACACGCCCCATACCAGCTATGACGACGAAATTGACTTATGGCAGCTGGCAGTTACCCTGTGGGAAGGAAAATACTGGATTATCGGCGTCACCTTTCTATGTATGTTAGTGGGGTTCGGTTATGCCAAGCTTTCGGATGAACAATGGGAGTCTAGCGCTCGCGTAATCGAGCCGGACTATAATCGCTATCAGGAAATTCTTGCCTATACGCGACGCCTGGAGCCAGCCTTTGGCAACCAGTTTGGTGAGCGCATTAAAAATTTAAACTTCAGCAACAGCGAAGAGGTTTTTAAGCACTTTATCACGCTGTATAACTCCAACGACAACAAGCGTGAATTTCTTAAGAACCACCCCGCATTCCAACAACAAGTCAAAGAGCCGCAAAACGAAACTGCATTATTAAACAATTGGACAGCCAACATCTCTGCGGCCAGCAATAAAAATACACCCGATGAGTTCGAGCTATCATTTATGGGCGGAACGGCCACCGAAAGCCAATCCTTGCTGATGGAATATGTCCAGTTCAGCAACAACAAAGTGGCAGAAGATTTCCAGCACAACATAACTAGCATGACTAACCAACGCGTTGCTGAGCTTAAACAAACATTGAAAACGCTTGAATCAAACACCAGGAATCGAGTTAATCGTGATATAGAACGCTTGACCCATTCCCTGGCTATTGCCAAAGCCGCCAATATCAATACGCCTATTATTGATCCGGGTACCAAGGACGAATTTGATATCAATCTCGGCACCCGAGCGATAGAGGCAAAAATCCAGGAGCTAAAATCACTGGACAACCTGGCGGTAATTGAGCCGACAATACTCAACGTACAAAATCAATTAAGCGCGGCAGAAAGTATTGATCTAACCGGCACACCCGCTTTTGAAGCCTACAAGTTCATCCAGGCGCCCACCGAGCCCTTGTCACGTTCCCAGCCCAAGACACTGCTGATATTGTTGGCATGCATGATGATCGGCGGGATAGTCGGTGTGGTTATCGTTATTATCAAAAACAGTATTCGCACCCACCTTCAATCATCAAAGTAA
- a CDS encoding methylglyoxal synthase: protein MEYKKIILPAAKSIALVAHDNKKQDIVAWCKKHRADLAAHKLYATGTTGLIIEKETGLPINKLISGPLGGDQQVGSLITEGKIDFLVFLWDPFEPMPHDPDVKALLRIAAVWNIPIACNQISADFLVASPLFNSECERGVPDYESYMAKRAVLPTSV, encoded by the coding sequence ATGGAATACAAAAAAATTATTTTGCCTGCAGCAAAAAGTATCGCCTTGGTGGCTCACGATAATAAGAAGCAAGATATCGTGGCCTGGTGTAAAAAACATCGGGCTGACTTGGCCGCCCACAAACTCTACGCAACTGGCACGACGGGTTTGATTATTGAAAAAGAAACCGGTTTGCCAATCAATAAACTCATCAGTGGCCCTTTGGGCGGTGACCAGCAGGTGGGTTCGCTGATCACCGAGGGCAAGATAGATTTTCTGGTTTTTTTATGGGACCCCTTCGAGCCCATGCCCCATGATCCCGATGTAAAAGCCTTGTTGCGTATCGCAGCTGTCTGGAATATTCCGATTGCCTGCAACCAGATTTCCGCTGATTTTCTGGTGGCTTCGCCGTTATTTAACAGTGAATGCGAGCGAGGCGTGCCGGATTACGAAAGTTATATGGCCAAACGAGCGGTGTTGCCAACATCTGTTTAA
- a CDS encoding CsiV family protein, with amino-acid sequence MINDSANNLFPIAFNSLRQFVLLGIAVISSLSPLSQAQSNNQRWYQVEIVAFARQNPDSQEHWPTNIKLGYPLNWVELKDPDSPANATDSLTPADSAQQAAVDLLRDPFYLLPGSDKKLRNHAAALQRDPRYRILAHQAWRQFIGGEKRAPAILIKGGNAFGNHHELEGSITLSVAQYLQLRTNLWFSEFEINYGQAPGEWPQLPPSPSQLRAEILAADRTEPTNDMSDFDQWTNLNTPTTETTLSNLSEPYLTKRVVLMEQERRMRSSEMHYLDHPLFGLIIQITPYSPPAQSGDVTAP; translated from the coding sequence ATGATCAACGATAGCGCCAACAATCTGTTTCCCATCGCATTCAACTCACTGCGTCAATTTGTCTTATTGGGCATAGCCGTTATCAGTAGCCTGAGCCCCTTAAGCCAAGCCCAATCCAATAACCAGCGCTGGTATCAGGTAGAGATTGTTGCGTTCGCCCGGCAGAATCCGGATTCCCAGGAGCATTGGCCCACCAATATCAAATTGGGTTATCCCTTGAACTGGGTGGAATTGAAAGATCCGGACAGCCCTGCCAACGCAACCGATTCACTTACGCCAGCCGACTCTGCCCAGCAAGCCGCCGTGGACCTGCTGCGCGATCCTTTTTATTTGCTTCCCGGCAGCGATAAAAAATTACGCAATCATGCCGCTGCTTTGCAGCGAGATCCGCGCTATCGCATCCTGGCCCATCAAGCCTGGCGGCAATTTATCGGCGGTGAAAAACGTGCACCGGCTATTTTGATCAAAGGCGGCAATGCATTTGGCAATCACCATGAACTGGAAGGCAGCATCACCTTAAGTGTTGCGCAGTACCTGCAACTGCGCACCAATTTGTGGTTCAGCGAATTTGAAATCAATTATGGACAGGCACCCGGCGAATGGCCGCAACTCCCACCATCACCGAGCCAACTACGCGCAGAAATACTGGCCGCTGATCGCACAGAGCCCACCAATGACATGTCGGACTTTGACCAATGGACAAACCTGAATACACCGACTACCGAGACAACACTATCGAATCTCAGTGAGCCGTATCTGACGAAAAGAGTTGTATTGATGGAGCAGGAACGCCGCATGCGCAGCAGTGAGATGCATTATCTGGATCATCCGTTATTCGGCCTGATTATCCAGATCACGCCGTACAGCCCTCCCGCGCAAAGCGGAGACGTTACGGCGCCATAA